The genomic interval TCCCCGCTACTAACGAGAACGGCCCCGGAACCACTGGTTCCGGGGCCGTTTCTTTCGGTTCCGAGTCCTTCTCGCCGTAGGCCGTACGGGAGGGTGTGCGGGCCGGATCAGGCCGGTTCGACGCTGAACACGGCGATTCGGTCGGCCGCTGCGGCGACTCCCTCCGGCGTCGCATGCTCGGCCAGGCCCGTGGTGACGAAGCGCCGGCCTACGCTCGCCGGACTGGTTTCGACCAGCTCGCGCAGAAGCGGGCCGCGGTCGGTGACCGGCACCTCGACAAGGCGGGCTGTGGCAGCCTTGCGGCCTCGGGTCAGGGTGACCGTATCGGCCGCTCGTACGTTCGCCACCCAGGCGGCCTTGGGGAATGCCTGGAAAATGTAGCGGCCGCCGCTCAGTTCGTTCACCGCGATGGGGAAGGTGAGCTCCCGGCCCGTGCGTCGGCCGCGCACCGTGAGCAGTTGCATCGGGCCGAAGGCGAGGCCGGCTCGCTGCAGACCGGAAATGATCTTGTTGATGGTATTGACCCGGCGACGGTACCTGTCTGCGTTCATGGAACCAGTGTAGATCGTATGATACGAGAAAGATATAGTATTGTTTACGTACTTTCTCGATCTGCCGTACGATACGGAAACCGTATGAAGCGGTCGAGCCGAGGTGGTGACGATGGGAACCGAGCGCACGGCGTCTCGGCGACAGCGGAAGTTGGCCGTCGAGGTCAAAGATGCGTTGCGCGAATTGAACATTCAGCTGTCGCTGCTCAACCGCCGGTTCGGCGGGCGAGTCGAATTGCGCGATGCCGACTGGACCTGCCTCGATCTGATCAACAGGCACGGGCCGATAACGCCCTCCGCGCTGTCCCGCCGGGTCGGCCTGCACCCGGCCACGCTCACCGGCATCCTCGACCGGTTGCAGAAGGGCGGCTGGATCGTGCGCGAACGCGATCCGGAGGCGGCCGATCGCCGGGCCGTCACCCTGCGAGCCGTGCGTGACCGCAACCCCGAACTCTACGAACTGTTTTCGGGCATGAACGGCCGGATGGACGAGCTGTGCCGCCATTACTCCGAGTCCGAACTGGAACTCATCGCCGATTTCCTGCGCCGCACCAGCGCCGCCGGCCAGGAATCCGCCGACGAACTCGCCGCCGATTGAGGTTCGAATCCTGTCCCCGATCGGTTGGCATCAGTGACGCCGCGCGCGGATACCAGTGCTCATGCTGCCCAGGCGTTTTGTGGAACACTGGCTCCGGGGCCGTTTCGATCGTCGAGAAAGAGAGATTCATGGCCGATTTCGCGACACCGCAACGCCTCGCGCAACGCACCTCCGCCGCCGTCGACGCGGCCGTCGGAGCGGGGCGCGACCTCGGCCTCACCGTGACCGACGCGACCGTGCTCCACGACCTGTTCTCGGTCGTGGTTCACCTGGCGCCGACTCCGGTCGTGGTTCGGGTTCCGACCGTCCTGCCGCCTTCGGAAAGTCTTGTTGCCCTGGCGCGTCGGCAGCGGGCGGAATTGGACGTGACGCGATGGCTCGCCGACCGGGGCACGCCGGTGATTCCGCCCAGCCCCCTCGTACCACCGGAACCCGTTCAGCGCGAAGGGTTCTCGATGACCTTCTGGCAATTCGTCGAGGAGGATCGCGATCGAGAGCCCGACTATGTGGCCAACTCCGAAAGCGTTGCCGACCTGCACGCCGCGCTGCGCGCGTATCCGGGGCGGCTGTCCTTTCTCTCCGCGGCCGATCCGCAGTTCGTTGCGGACAGCCTCGTGCTGCTCGACCGGCGCCCCGATCTCCTGGGCGCTACCGAGCTGGACCGCGCACGTCGCGAATGGCGGATTCTGGAGCCGCTGGTGCGCTCCCGCGCCGCATTCGAGGCGGCCTACCCGGGAATCGATCTCCAACCGATCCATGGCGACTCACCGACCGCGAACATCTTCGCCGGGGTGGACGGGGACCGCTACTCCGACTTCGAACTGGTCACACTCGGCCCTGTGGAGTGGGACCTGGCCGCTCTCGGATCGGTCCACGAATCCGCCTACAACGTCGGCGCGCGGCGCAACGGCACGCGGCTGTTGCGCGACGACGTCATGCGGTTCGTCAATGCCGTGGGCATGTTGCGAGTCATCGCCACCCTCACCCTCGTACCGCAACTGCCCGACCTCGCGACATACCTCGCGCCCGCGGTCGAGCAATGGCAAGCGATGCCGTTCGCCGGCGGCGCAGCCGAGTAATACCCGCCCGTTCGGCCTCGATCCTGCGGTTTTGGGGTGGAGAACCAGGTCGTGTAGGGTCATAACTACCCGACGCGGGGTGGAGCAGCTCGGTAGCTCGCTGGGCTCATAACCCAGAGGTCGCAGGTTCAAATCCTGTCCCCGCTACTCATGAGGGCGGTCCTGGCCGGTAGGTCGGGACCGCCCTCGATTTCGTCTCGCGGGAGGCGTCGCCCCCATCGCGCAGGCGATCATCGACGCAGATCGTCTGTGAGGGCCCGGAAGCCCACTGCCGGAGGCGGTTACAGGGACGCGCGCTGCCGGAGCCGACCGCCCGGCTCGAGTTCCACGACGGTATCGATCCCGATCCTGCGCAGGAACGGGAAGTCGTGGCTGACCACCAGGATCGCGCCGCGATAGTCGGTCAGGGCCTCGACCAGCTGGTCGACACTGGCGATGTCGAGATTGTTGGTCGGCTCGTCCAGGATCAGCAGCTGGACCGGAGGGGCGGCGAAAAGCAAGCGCGCCAGGGACACTCGGAAGCGTTCACCGCCGGACAGGGTGGAGACCGGACGCTCCACACTGGTGCCGCGCAGCAGCAGCCGGGCGAGCTGATTGCGGATGGTGGCCGGCGCGGTGGCGGGGGCCGCGGCGCGGACATTGTCCAGGGCGCTGGCGTTCTCGACCAGATCGTCCAGACGCTGCGGGAGATATCCCACCCGGCCGGTGAGCAGCACACCGCGGTCGGAATGGTTCGCGTCGAGCAGATTCTCGAGCAGTGTCGTCTTGCCCGCGCCGTTGGGGCCGATCAGGGCGACGTGTTCGGGACCTTGGATGACGATATTCCGGTCGCCGTCGTGGAGTTCGGCGATGCGGCGGCTGCGCGGCACGTCCGGGTCGGGCAGGTCGAGGTGAATGTGCTCGTCGTGCCGGACGCGGGCCGCGGCGGCATCCAGATTCTGCTGTGCGGAGCGGACTTTCGCGTCGAGCGTGGTGCGCATGGCGCCCGCCGAGCCCTGTGCCCGGCTGGCGCGGTTGCCCGCGAGAATGCGCGGTATGCCGCCGTCGCGCTGGGTCGCGCGGGCGGTGCGCTCGCGTCTGGCGAGTTTCGTCTCGGCCTCGATCCGCTGCCGCTTCTCGACCTTCAATGCCTGCTCGGCGGTGCGGGCCGCCTGCACGGCGGCGGCTTGCTCCTGTTCGACGTGCTGTTTCCACGCGCTGTACGGTCCGCCGAACACGTCGAGGGTCCCGCCGCGCAGCTCGGCCGTGGCATCCATGTGCTCGAGCAGCTCGAGGTCGTGGCTCACCACCACGAGGGTGCCGGGCCAGGAATCGACGAATTCGGTGAGTCCGGCGCGGGTTTCGCGGTCGAGATTGTTGGTCGGCTCGTCGAGCAGGGTGATGGGCGTGCGCCGGACCCGCAGACCCGTGATCGCGATCAGCACCGCTTCGCCGCCGGAGATCTCCCCGACCCGGCGATCCAGATCGGCGGCGCTGAACCCGACGTCGTGCAGCGCCTCGTCGGCGCGGGATTCGATGTCCCAGTCGTCGCCGATGGTCTCGAAGTGCTCGGCGTCGGTCTCGCCGGATTCGATCGCGCGCAGGGCCGCGAGTTTGCCTGCGATACCGAGCAATTGGGCGATGGTGGCGTCACGGCCGAGGGTGAGCGTCTGCGGAAGGTAGCCCACTGCACCGGTGGTTTCGATGCGCCCGGACGTGGGCGTCAGCAGACCGGCGATCAATCGCAACAGCGTCGATTTCCCGGCGCCGTTGCGGCCGACCAAACCGGTGCGCCCGGTGGTCAGTGTGCCGTCGAGCCCGGACAGCGCGACGGTGCCGTCGGGCCATTCGAAGGTCAGATTCCGTAGCGTGACAGCAGAGGGCATGGAGATGGACATGGGTCGTCGACTCTTTCCTGCTCGGGTACGAGCGCCGCGAGTATCGCGCCGTGGTCGAACGACTCTTCGGCGCGTGATCCGGAAAATGTGCGGAGTCAGGCGAAGGCGAGAATGTGTGTGCTGGAAGCGCCGCCTCCGACTGGGCGGCTAGATTCTGTCGACTTCCTCGATGAGCACGCGACCACTTTACCAGCGATGTCAGATGGTGATCGTCTGGTATTCGGTCTGCTCGTGATCGCCTCAGCTGGTGAGCGGGCGCTGCGGTCCGGTTCGGGCCGGTGCGTCGGTCTGGTGCCGGCTCCACTCCTCGGCCCATCGGGTGAGGGGCTGGAGGTTGTCGACCAGGCGGGTGCCGAGGGGGGTCAGGGCGTAGCCGTTGTCGTGGGCGACGAGGCCCGCGTCGGTGAGTTCGTGGAGGCGGCGGGTCAGGACGCTGGAGGAGATGTCACCGCAGGCGGTGCGGAGGTCACGGAAGGTCGGCGGGTGCTCGGCCCGGTGGAGTTCCCAGATCACGCGCAGCAGCCAGCGGCGGCCGAGCAGGTCGAGCAGGGCCATGATCGGACGGCCGGTGGTGGAGCCGCGGACCGGCCGTCCCGGGGCGGGGATGTCGGCGGCCACGGCTAGGCCGCCGGTTCGGGGAGAGGCGAATCCTCCAGTCGCCGCGCCATTGTCGCGATCGCGCCCCGCAAGACGCGATACGGCCGCAGGAACAAGGTCACCTGACGCAGTTTGCCGTGCGCATCGCGCTCCTCGCGGAGTACGCCCTGCAACTCCTCCCGCTCTACCTTCGCGCGGAAGGCGAACACCCGATCCCCGGCCCCGGGCCAGGTCGCGGTCTCCTCGACACCACCCAGCACTGTCGCGATCACGCCCAGCATGTGCGCGACGTTCGCCCGGCCGCGATAGTCGGCCACCGGGCTCGAGAAAACCGCTCCCTCGGCCAGTTCGGCGGCCAAGCTCCCGACGTCGCCGGACCGCCACGCTTCCAGGACAACACTGTCGTGCATGCCTCTATATTAGAGGCGCAAGGATCACCGGCGCCAGAGGAAGTGGTGGACGACGCCGCTCGGGCTGGGGATCTTCTCGATGTGGAAGCGGTCCGCGAGTTCGTCGGGGCTGGTCCAGAGTCGTTCGCCGCCACCGAGTTCGACGGGGGCGACGGCGAAATGCATGGTGTCCACGAGGTCGGCCGCGAGGAATTCGCGCACCGTGGCGACCCCGCCGCCGATCCGCACGTCCTTGCCGTCGGCCGCCGCCTTGGCTCGTGCCAGCGCTTCCTGTGGTGTGGCGTTCAGGAAGTGAAATGTCGTCTCGCCCCGGGTGAAGGACGGGCGTTCGTGGTGGGTGAGGACGAAGACCGGGGTGTGGAACGGCGGCTCCTCGCCCCACCAGCCCTGCCACCGGTGGTCCTGCCACGGGCCGCGCTGGGGCCCGAACTTGTTGCGGCCCATGATCTCCGCGCCGATGTTGCGGAAGAACTCGCGCGTGCAGTAGTCGTCCAGTCCGCGCGTGCCGCCGGGCTCGGTGCGGTTGACCCAGCTCGCCGTCGCCCCGGCCCACGAGAACAGCGCCGTCGCGTCGGCGTCGCCGAAGGGGCGTTGGAGACTTTGGCCGATCCCAGCGCCGTATCCGTCGCTGGAGAGATTGAAGTTGTGGATGCGCACCAGCTGTTCCATCGAGGCACCTTTCTACACGCGGACTGCGAGCAGCATGCCGCATGCGATTGCAAAATGCAATCAGTAAGGCGTCAGTCGCGAGGAACCCGCTTGTGGCGGCGATGGCTGGTATCGCAGAGCGGGTAGGTGCGCGAGCGGCGGCACATGCAGACCGCGACGACGAAGCGGTCGCAGTGGATGGTGGCGCCGTCGTCGGTCACCAGGTCCACCGGGCCCTCGATCAGGGCGGGCCCGTCCTTGGTCAGGGTGACGCGCCTGGGTTCAGCGTGCGGTTCGGTCGGCACGGATCACCACCAGTTCCTCGTGTCGTTGGCCGGGCTCGATCAACCCGACCGCTTCCAGCCAGGCGGCGCGGGCGTGCAGCACGGGCCCGAACTCGTTCGGCTCGCGCGCCGCGACCGCCGCCTTCAGTCCGCCGGCGCGCAGCAGGCGCATCGTCTCGTCCGGGTCGCACAGCGCCGAATGGACGATCAGCGCCGTCCCGCGCCGGTTCAGCAGTGTGGGCATCATCCGGCACAGCGGATCGAGCAGT from Nocardia wallacei carries:
- a CDS encoding nitroreductase/quinone reductase family protein, with amino-acid sequence MNADRYRRRVNTINKIISGLQRAGLAFGPMQLLTVRGRRTGRELTFPIAVNELSGGRYIFQAFPKAAWVANVRAADTVTLTRGRKAATARLVEVPVTDRGPLLRELVETSPASVGRRFVTTGLAEHATPEGVAAAADRIAVFSVEPA
- a CDS encoding MarR family winged helix-turn-helix transcriptional regulator produces the protein MGTERTASRRQRKLAVEVKDALRELNIQLSLLNRRFGGRVELRDADWTCLDLINRHGPITPSALSRRVGLHPATLTGILDRLQKGGWIVRERDPEAADRRAVTLRAVRDRNPELYELFSGMNGRMDELCRHYSESELELIADFLRRTSAAGQESADELAAD
- a CDS encoding phosphotransferase, producing the protein MADFATPQRLAQRTSAAVDAAVGAGRDLGLTVTDATVLHDLFSVVVHLAPTPVVVRVPTVLPPSESLVALARRQRAELDVTRWLADRGTPVIPPSPLVPPEPVQREGFSMTFWQFVEEDRDREPDYVANSESVADLHAALRAYPGRLSFLSAADPQFVADSLVLLDRRPDLLGATELDRARREWRILEPLVRSRAAFEAAYPGIDLQPIHGDSPTANIFAGVDGDRYSDFELVTLGPVEWDLAALGSVHESAYNVGARRNGTRLLRDDVMRFVNAVGMLRVIATLTLVPQLPDLATYLAPAVEQWQAMPFAGGAAE
- a CDS encoding ABC-F family ATP-binding cassette domain-containing protein codes for the protein MSISMPSAVTLRNLTFEWPDGTVALSGLDGTLTTGRTGLVGRNGAGKSTLLRLIAGLLTPTSGRIETTGAVGYLPQTLTLGRDATIAQLLGIAGKLAALRAIESGETDAEHFETIGDDWDIESRADEALHDVGFSAADLDRRVGEISGGEAVLIAITGLRVRRTPITLLDEPTNNLDRETRAGLTEFVDSWPGTLVVVSHDLELLEHMDATAELRGGTLDVFGGPYSAWKQHVEQEQAAAVQAARTAEQALKVEKRQRIEAETKLARRERTARATQRDGGIPRILAGNRASRAQGSAGAMRTTLDAKVRSAQQNLDAAAARVRHDEHIHLDLPDPDVPRSRRIAELHDGDRNIVIQGPEHVALIGPNGAGKTTLLENLLDANHSDRGVLLTGRVGYLPQRLDDLVENASALDNVRAAAPATAPATIRNQLARLLLRGTSVERPVSTLSGGERFRVSLARLLFAAPPVQLLILDEPTNNLDIASVDQLVEALTDYRGAILVVSHDFPFLRRIGIDTVVELEPGGRLRQRASL
- a CDS encoding winged helix-turn-helix transcriptional regulator is translated as MAADIPAPGRPVRGSTTGRPIMALLDLLGRRWLLRVIWELHRAEHPPTFRDLRTACGDISSSVLTRRLHELTDAGLVAHDNGYALTPLGTRLVDNLQPLTRWAEEWSRHQTDAPARTGPQRPLTS
- a CDS encoding dihydrofolate reductase family protein; amino-acid sequence: MEQLVRIHNFNLSSDGYGAGIGQSLQRPFGDADATALFSWAGATASWVNRTEPGGTRGLDDYCTREFFRNIGAEIMGRNKFGPQRGPWQDHRWQGWWGEEPPFHTPVFVLTHHERPSFTRGETTFHFLNATPQEALARAKAAADGKDVRIGGGVATVREFLAADLVDTMHFAVAPVELGGGERLWTSPDELADRFHIEKIPSPSGVVHHFLWRR
- a CDS encoding CDGSH iron-sulfur domain-containing protein, whose protein sequence is MPTEPHAEPRRVTLTKDGPALIEGPVDLVTDDGATIHCDRFVVAVCMCRRSRTYPLCDTSHRRHKRVPRD